One Betta splendens chromosome 8, fBetSpl5.4, whole genome shotgun sequence DNA segment encodes these proteins:
- the LOC114861131 gene encoding ectonucleotide pyrophosphatase/phosphodiesterase family member 7-like — protein MMWTASLCLLGVSSILSAPVNKQRQKLLLISFDGFRWDYDRDVDTPNLDKMAKDGVKALYVTPPYLTITSPTHFTLLTGRYIENHGVIHNMWFNTTTKAKKPYYQTQFVNEWWDNGTLPIWITAQRQGLKAGSLHFPGTASSYQGQVAMVREVEPSLYNYKNETLWKKNTDKVMGWFKHEDLDFVSMYFGEPDGTGHKYGPDSPERKKMVEQVDRAVGYIRESVELHSLTDHLNIIITADHGMSTVYRNGLVEEITLNKIPGFSFSDVAFHLLDYGPSGMLLPKPDRLEKVYSALKGAHPHLHVYKKEDMPERLRFAKNDRILPIVLWADPGYVINGYFPVQFNKGEHGYDNDDMDMKPFFRAVGPAFHKNLEVGPFETVNVYPLMCHILGIQPEVNDGHLNATKHMLITSNASQGKKINLAENAFIGIAAIAGFLVVQ, from the exons ATGATGTGGACGGCGAGTCTCTGCCTCCTCGGGGTCTCATCCATCCTCAGTGCTCCAGttaataaacaaagacagaagctgctgctcatctcctTCGACGGGTTCCGCTGGGATTACGACCGCGATGTGGACACACCAAACCTTGACAAAATGGCCAAGGATGGAGTCAAAGCCCTGTATGTCACACCTCCTTACCTCACCATCACCAGCCCCACACACTTCACCCTCTTGACAG GCCGCTACATCGAGAATCACGGGGTAATCCACAACATGTGGTTCAACACAACCACCAAAGCGAAGAAGCCGTACTATCAGACTCAGTTTGTGAATGAGTGGTGGGACAATGGCACTCTGCCTATCTGGATCACGGCGCAGAGACAG GGCCTGAAAGCTGGCTCTCTTCACTTTCCTGGCACCGCTTCCAGTTACCAGGGACAGGTTGCCATGGTACGGGAAGTAGAGCCATCGCTCTACAACTATAAGAATGAGActctttggaaaaaaaacacagacaaggtgATGGGATGGTTTAAGCACGAGGATCTGGACTTTGTGTCAATGTACTTTGGTGAACCAGATGGCACAGGTCACAAATATGGCCCAGACTCCCCAGAGCGAAAGAAGATGGTCGAGCAAGTTGACCGAGCAGTGGGCTACATTCGAGAGTCAGTTGAGCTACACAGTCTGACCGACCACCTGAACATCATCATCACGGCGGACCACGGTATGTCCACAGTGTACCGCAATGGTCTGGTGGAGGAGATCACCCTGAACAAGATCCCAGGCTTCTCCTTTTCGGACGTAGCGTTTCATCTACTGGATTACGGACCCTCTGGGATGCTGTTGCCAAAACCGGACAGGCTTGAGAAGGTTTACAGTGCCTTGAAAGGTGCCCATCCACACCTCCATGTGTACAAGAAGGAAGACATGCCAGAGCGCCTCCGCTTCGCCAAAAATGATCGCATCCTGCCCATCGTTTTATGGGCCGACCCTGGATATGTGATCAATGGG TACTTTCCAGTTCAATTCAACAAGGGGGAGCACGGCTATGACAACGACGACATGGACATGAAGCCTTTCTTCAGGGCAGTGGGTCCAGCATTTCACAAGAACCTAGAGGTTGGGCCTTTTGAGACTGTCAACGTCTACCCCTTGATGTGTCACATCCTGGGCATCCAGCCGGAGGTCAACGATGGCCACCTGAATGCCACCAAACACATGCTGATTACCAGCAATGCTTCTCAGG gtaaaaaaattaatttggcAGAGAATGCCTTCATTGGGATCGCTGCCATAGCAGGATTTCTAGTGGTACAGTAG
- the cbx2 gene encoding chromobox protein homolog 2: MEELSAVGEQVFDAECILNKRLRKGKLEFLVKWRGWSSKHNSWEPQENILDPRLLAAYNKKEQEKELLMRKRGKRPRGRPRKILENVPEVSKSSSSSSGSSSSSDSSSSCSSSSSSDDDDDDDEESNEKQANPGVRNRDLHPVPQKKAQIVMAKQEPPKKRSRKPLPLETKEFLQNKGPRKILKTSKDTDLPGAIKKPVHPASFTFMGFHRNSAKDAPGSQNRSLVSQGGAVASGRSVQPASLALNKSSQNRNATEGKLSISNTSSGTSLDLKAAASKSKGVASLNMNTSKNPIQGATQHTLSPPNGQKKPQAPVSTLQRLASTKAPASVPPKNASSNHGLGLQPLNLQNKSVQSINTPGNGTTPLSSGAKKTPVTQNQEYNPKSPPVLGKPQVKKNQTGTETIKEAAEIQTSRVQGRQEKNTVHKSNTEVQSQEERLAPKDGKKSKMNDMSTGEDESSSDSDQDSSCAEQDGSVAIQNQDWKPTRSLIEHVFVTDVTANLVTVTVKESPTSVGFFSIRNY; encoded by the exons atggaggagctgagcgcCGTGGGAGAGCAGGTCTTTGATGCGGAGTGCATTTTAAACAAACGGCTGAGGAAG GGAAAGTTGGAGTTTCTTGTGAAGTGGAGGGGATGGTCATCCAA gcaCAACAGCTGGGAGCCTCAGGAGAACATTCTTGACCCAAGACTCCTGGCTGCTTACAATAAAAA AGAGCAAGAAAAGGAGCTGCTGATGCGTAAGAGAGGGAAAAGGCCAAGAGGACGACCACGGAAAATTCTA GAAAATGTGCCTGAAGTTTCCAAGTCAAGCAGCTCCTCATCTGGCTCCTCATCGTCCTCAGATTCCTCATCGTcatgctcctcctcttcctcctcagatgacgatgacgacgatgatgaagaAAGCAACGAAAAACAGGCAAATCCAGGAGTCAGAAACAGGGACCTTCACCCCGTTCCACAAAAGAAGGCACAGATAGTCATGGCAAAACAGGAGCCACCAAAAAAACGAAGCAGAAAACCTCTACCCCTAGAAACGAAGGAATTTCTACAGAACAAGGGTCCTCGCAAAATCCTGAAGACATCCAAAGATACGGATCTTCCAGGAGCTATCAAAAAACCCGTTCACCCAGCGAGCTTCACCTTCATGGGTTTCCATCGGAATTCAGCCAAAGATGCGCCGGGTAGCCAGAATAGGAGCCTTGTGTCCCAAGGTGGGGCTGTGGCATCTGGTAGGTCAGTCCAGCCTGCCTCCTTGGCCCTGAACAAATCCAGTCAGAACAGGAACGCAACCGAGGGCAAATTATCTATCTCCAACACGAGCAGTGGGACAAGTCTGGATTTGAAAGCAGCTGCTAGTAAATCAAAAGGGGTAGCATCGTTGAATATGAATACATCCAAAAACCCCATTCAAGGAGCAACTCAGCATACACTAAGCCCCCCAAATGGACAAAAGAAACCTCAGGCCCCTGTGTCAACACTGCAGCGGTTAGCCAGCACTAAAGCACCTGCATCCGTACCACCTAAGAACGCCTCCTCCAATCATGGTTTAGGCCTTCAGCCACTCAACCTCCAGAACAAATCAGTGCAAAGCATCAACACTCCCGGAAATGGCACTACGCCACTGTCAAGTGGTGCCAAAAAAACGCCAGTCACACAAAATCAGGAGTATAATCCTAAAAGTCCCCCAGTCCTCGGAAAACCACAGGTCAAAAAGAACCAGACTGGAACAGAAACGATAAAGGAGGCAGCCGAAATCCAGACCTCTAGAGTTCAAGGGAGGCAAGAGAAGAACACTGTGCACAAATCCAACACAGAGGTCCAGAGCCAGGAGGAGAGGCTGGCCCCAAAAGATGGCAAAAAATCTAAAATGAACGACATGAGCACAGGCGAAGACGAAAGCAGCTCTGACTCAGACCAGGATTCCTCCTGTGCCGAACAAGACGGCTCGGTAGCCATCCAGAACCAGGACTGGAAGCCCACACGCAGTCTGATAGAACATGTGTTTGTAACGGACGTCACTGCTAACCTTGTTACTGTCACAGTCAAGGAGTCACCGACCAGCGTGGGCTTCTTCAGCATCCGCAACTACTGA